From a region of the Tenggerimyces flavus genome:
- the larC gene encoding nickel pincer cofactor biosynthesis protein LarC: MNERIGWLDCASGASGDMMLGALVDAGVPLAVMQAAVDAVAPEPVRLSAEPVRRNELAATHVRVDGTESHHHRTWTDIAKLLASAPLDEAVRERAHATFLALAEAEAKVHGTTTDRIHFHEVGALDAIADVVGACAGFVHLGLAELHASPVAVGSGFVRAAHGRLPVPVPAVVELFAAAGVPSYAGDVAMELCTPTGAALLVSHVTAWGAQPPMVVSAQGFGAGTKELEGRANALRLLVGTASGAAASELVLETNVDDLDPRIWPAVLARLLAAGAADAWLTPILMKKGRPAHTLSVLVAAPYADAVRRVIFTETSSIGLRSYSVTKEPLARSMRSVRLAGGEVRVKVASYDGAVVNVQPEYDDVLALAEATGQPVKSVLAEASRLAAQEIDEH, translated from the coding sequence GTGAACGAGCGGATCGGCTGGCTGGACTGCGCATCCGGGGCCAGCGGCGACATGATGCTCGGCGCGCTCGTGGACGCGGGCGTCCCGTTGGCCGTCATGCAGGCGGCGGTCGACGCGGTGGCGCCGGAGCCGGTGCGGCTGTCCGCCGAGCCCGTGCGGCGGAACGAGCTCGCCGCGACCCACGTACGGGTCGATGGCACCGAGTCCCATCATCACCGGACCTGGACCGACATCGCGAAGCTGCTCGCCTCGGCGCCGCTCGACGAGGCCGTCCGGGAGCGCGCGCACGCGACGTTCCTCGCGCTGGCCGAGGCCGAGGCCAAGGTGCACGGGACGACGACCGACCGCATCCACTTCCACGAGGTCGGCGCGCTGGACGCGATCGCCGACGTGGTGGGGGCATGCGCGGGCTTCGTCCACCTGGGCTTGGCGGAGCTGCACGCCTCGCCCGTGGCGGTGGGGTCCGGCTTCGTGCGGGCGGCGCACGGGCGGCTGCCGGTGCCGGTGCCCGCGGTGGTGGAGCTGTTCGCGGCGGCGGGCGTGCCTTCGTACGCGGGCGACGTCGCGATGGAGCTGTGCACCCCGACCGGCGCGGCGCTGCTGGTGAGCCACGTGACCGCGTGGGGCGCACAGCCGCCGATGGTGGTGTCCGCGCAGGGGTTCGGCGCGGGGACGAAGGAGCTCGAGGGGCGGGCGAACGCGTTGCGGCTGCTCGTCGGTACCGCCTCCGGCGCGGCCGCGAGCGAGCTGGTGCTGGAGACGAACGTCGACGACCTCGACCCGCGGATCTGGCCGGCCGTGCTCGCGCGGCTGCTCGCCGCGGGCGCGGCGGACGCCTGGCTGACCCCGATCCTGATGAAGAAGGGCCGCCCGGCGCACACGTTGTCGGTGTTGGTCGCCGCTCCGTACGCCGACGCCGTGCGGCGGGTGATCTTCACCGAGACGTCGTCGATCGGGCTGCGCTCGTACTCCGTCACCAAGGAGCCGCTCGCTCGGTCGATGCGGTCCGTGCGGCTCGCGGGCGGCGAGGTGCGGGTGAAGGTGGCCTCGTACGACGGCGCGGTGGTGAACGTGCAGCCCGAGTACGACGATGTGCTCGCGCTCGCGGAGGCGACCGGGCAGCCGGTGAAGTCGGTCCTGGCGGAGGCGTCGCGGCTAGCGGCGCAGGAGATCGACGAGCACTGA
- the larB gene encoding nickel pincer cofactor biosynthesis protein LarB has product MTEHDPGYRDLGYARLDTHRLQRTGDPEVVYGAGKTAEQTIGLLRALTEAHPDRPALATRLSAESLATVRAAFPEATVDDVAGAIAVGPMPTPVGLVCVVAAGTSDASVAAEATFTAQAFGAGVRKIVDVGVAGLHRLMDVKDQLDEADCLIVIAGMEGALPSVVGGLTGVPLVAVPTSVGYGASFGGVAALLAMLNSCAPGVVVTNIDNGFGAGVFAARVARRAGKPA; this is encoded by the coding sequence GTGACTGAGCACGACCCCGGCTACCGCGACCTCGGCTACGCCCGACTGGATACGCACAGGCTGCAACGAACCGGTGACCCTGAGGTCGTCTACGGCGCGGGCAAGACCGCCGAGCAGACGATCGGGCTGCTGCGCGCGCTGACCGAGGCGCACCCCGACCGGCCGGCGCTCGCCACGCGACTGTCCGCCGAGTCGCTGGCGACGGTCCGCGCGGCGTTCCCGGAAGCGACGGTCGACGACGTCGCGGGCGCGATCGCCGTCGGGCCGATGCCGACTCCGGTGGGGTTGGTGTGTGTCGTCGCGGCCGGGACGTCGGACGCCTCGGTGGCGGCGGAGGCGACGTTCACCGCGCAGGCGTTCGGCGCCGGCGTCCGGAAGATCGTCGACGTCGGCGTCGCCGGCCTGCACCGGCTGATGGACGTGAAGGACCAGCTCGACGAGGCCGACTGCCTCATCGTCATCGCCGGCATGGAAGGCGCCCTGCCTTCGGTGGTCGGCGGGCTGACCGGCGTGCCGCTGGTCGCGGTGCCGACGAGCGTGGGGTACGGCGCCTCGTTCGGCGGTGTGGCCGCGCTGCTCGCGATGCTGAACTCGTGCGCGCCGGGCGTCGTGGTGACGAACATCGACAACGGATTCGGCGCGGGCGTGTTCGCGGCTCGGGTCGCGCGGCGGGCGGGGAAGCCGGCGTGA
- a CDS encoding TMEM165/GDT1 family protein, producing the protein MDLTALFTSFALIFPVELPDKTFVAALVLATRFRALPVWIGVSAAFAIQSVVAVTAGQLLSLLPMVIVHGVAAALFAVGAFVLLRGARKADQNEAEQEHAFEAKMTDGANGGWRAAGTSFLILFAAEWGDLSQLLTAGMSARFDAPVEVFTGSFAALVTVSGLAVLAGRTLLKHVKLSLIQTIGGLVCAALAVYTTYQTVVAL; encoded by the coding sequence ATGGATCTGACCGCCCTGTTCACCAGCTTCGCGCTGATCTTCCCGGTCGAGCTCCCCGACAAGACGTTCGTCGCCGCCCTCGTGCTCGCGACACGGTTCCGGGCGCTGCCGGTGTGGATCGGCGTGAGTGCCGCGTTCGCGATCCAGTCCGTCGTCGCCGTCACGGCCGGGCAGCTGCTCTCGCTGCTGCCGATGGTGATCGTGCACGGCGTGGCGGCGGCGCTGTTCGCGGTGGGGGCGTTCGTGCTGCTCAGGGGCGCGCGCAAGGCGGACCAGAACGAGGCCGAGCAGGAGCACGCCTTCGAGGCGAAGATGACCGACGGCGCGAATGGCGGGTGGCGCGCGGCGGGGACGAGCTTCCTGATCCTGTTCGCCGCCGAGTGGGGCGACCTGTCCCAGCTGCTCACCGCCGGCATGAGCGCGCGGTTCGACGCGCCGGTCGAGGTGTTCACGGGCAGCTTCGCCGCGCTCGTCACGGTCAGCGGCCTCGCCGTGCTGGCCGGCCGAACGCTGCTCAAGCACGTGAAGCTCTCGCTCATCCAGACGATCGGTGGCCTCGTCTGCGCCGCGCTGGCGGTGTACACGACGTACCAAACGGTGGTCGCCCTTTAA
- a CDS encoding winged helix-turn-helix transcriptional regulator, whose amino-acid sequence MAKIGGPYACGLDAAADVIDGKWKPRILWALHYGPVRFGELRRKVAGVSEKMLIQQLRELEHDGIVHREIYREVPPKVEYSLTDLGQSLNEALLPLGDWGEKHMAHIVAVRG is encoded by the coding sequence ATGGCGAAGATCGGTGGACCATACGCGTGCGGGCTGGACGCGGCGGCGGACGTGATCGACGGCAAGTGGAAGCCGCGCATCCTGTGGGCGCTGCACTACGGCCCGGTGCGCTTCGGCGAGCTGCGGCGGAAGGTGGCGGGGGTCAGCGAGAAGATGCTGATCCAGCAGCTGCGAGAGCTCGAGCACGACGGGATCGTGCACCGCGAGATCTACCGCGAGGTGCCGCCGAAGGTGGAGTACTCGCTGACGGACCTCGGCCAGTCGTTGAACGAGGCCCTGCTGCCGTTGGGTGACTGGGGCGAGAAGCACATGGCGCACATCGTGGCGGTCCGTGGCTAG
- a CDS encoding ParA family protein: MKVLATYNIKGGVGKTSAAVNLGYLAGRDGLRTLLWDLDPQGAATYMFRVRPRVKGGGKALIRGTRAIDDAIKGTDFVNLDLLPADFTYRNMDLVLDATKKPTRRISQLLAPLARDYDLVVLDCPPSISLVSENVLHAADTLLVPVIPTTLSTRTFDQLTSFVAKFNGHQPNVIAFFSMVDRRKTLHRNLIASLSEGRSDVAEASVPALSQIEQMAVRRAPVVEWAPRSPAAKAYEALWAELFARGAV, encoded by the coding sequence GTGAAGGTCCTCGCGACCTACAACATCAAGGGCGGGGTCGGAAAGACCTCGGCCGCGGTCAACCTCGGCTACCTCGCCGGCCGGGACGGGCTCCGTACGCTGCTGTGGGATCTCGACCCGCAGGGCGCCGCGACGTACATGTTCCGGGTCCGCCCGCGCGTCAAGGGCGGCGGCAAGGCGCTGATCCGCGGCACCCGTGCGATCGACGACGCGATCAAGGGAACGGACTTCGTCAACCTGGACTTGCTTCCGGCGGACTTCACGTACCGCAACATGGATCTCGTCCTGGACGCCACGAAGAAGCCGACGCGCCGGATCTCGCAACTGCTCGCGCCGCTGGCGCGGGACTACGACCTGGTGGTGCTCGACTGCCCGCCGAGCATCTCGCTGGTGTCGGAGAACGTGCTGCACGCCGCCGACACGCTGCTCGTTCCGGTGATCCCGACGACGCTCTCGACGCGGACGTTCGACCAGCTGACGTCGTTCGTCGCGAAGTTCAACGGCCACCAGCCGAACGTGATCGCGTTCTTCTCGATGGTCGACCGGCGCAAGACCCTGCACCGCAACCTGATCGCCTCGCTGTCGGAGGGCCGGTCGGACGTGGCGGAGGCCTCCGTTCCGGCGCTCTCGCAGATCGAGCAGATGGCCGTGCGGCGGGCGCCGGTGGTCGAGTGGGCGCCGCGCAGTCCGGCGGCCAAGGCGTACGAAGCCCTGTGGGCTGAACTGTTCGCTCGCGGCGCTGTCTAA
- a CDS encoding NAD(P)-dependent oxidoreductase translates to MTTISVLGLGAMGSALAKAFLKNGYATTVWNRTEAKADALVAQGASKASTIEQAIEASDTLVLCVVTNDVVHAILDEAKDAIQGKTIVNLTNGTPNQARDLAVRATKHHAEYLDGGIMAVPPMIGTEAGYVLYSGPQPVFERLEKTLRALGGTKYVGADAGLAALYDLALLTGMYGQTIGQVQALALIRSAGVEAEGFMRDLLDPWMKAMAAFSTEFAQQVDAGNHTENVVSPLGMQAAAFHNLIDAAGEQGVSADLFKPLQSLLNEAVDQGHDNADLSVLVDLLRR, encoded by the coding sequence GTGACCACGATCTCCGTCCTCGGCCTCGGCGCGATGGGCTCCGCCCTCGCCAAGGCCTTCCTGAAGAACGGCTACGCGACCACCGTCTGGAACCGCACCGAAGCCAAGGCCGACGCCCTTGTCGCGCAGGGCGCCAGCAAGGCCAGCACCATCGAGCAGGCCATCGAGGCCAGCGACACCCTCGTGCTCTGCGTCGTGACGAACGACGTCGTCCACGCGATCCTCGACGAGGCGAAAGACGCCATCCAAGGCAAGACCATCGTCAACCTCACCAACGGAACCCCCAACCAGGCAAGGGATCTCGCCGTCCGCGCGACCAAGCACCACGCCGAGTACCTCGACGGCGGCATCATGGCCGTGCCGCCGATGATCGGCACCGAGGCCGGCTATGTCCTCTACAGCGGCCCGCAGCCGGTCTTCGAACGGCTCGAGAAAACCCTCCGGGCCCTCGGCGGCACCAAGTACGTCGGCGCCGACGCCGGCCTCGCCGCGCTCTACGACCTCGCGCTGCTCACCGGCATGTACGGCCAGACGATCGGCCAGGTCCAGGCCCTCGCGCTCATCCGCTCGGCGGGCGTCGAGGCCGAAGGGTTCATGCGCGACCTCCTCGACCCGTGGATGAAGGCGATGGCCGCGTTCAGCACCGAGTTCGCCCAGCAGGTCGACGCCGGCAACCACACCGAGAACGTCGTCTCGCCGCTCGGCATGCAGGCCGCCGCGTTCCACAACCTCATCGACGCCGCCGGCGAGCAGGGCGTCTCGGCCGACCTGTTCAAGCCGCTGCAGAGCCTGCTGAACGAGGCCGTCGACCAGGGCCACGACAACGCGGACCTGTCAGTGCTCGTCGATCTCCTGCGCCGCTAG
- a CDS encoding CHAD domain-containing protein: MEFVLDPALRDASAAVAAVRASFTVVDDGQRKLQRRWYDTFDWRLHRAGLVLEQVGTQLTLTRDDGEQLVQLAHALGGPTFADALPAGPLRDQLAPILGIRALLPVAETTGVATDLRVLNADEKTVVRLTHDESFLTVQPVRGYRAQADKVTKALDNVEGVAPLRGSRLAAVLNGSDRQPGGYTGKVSIQLDRDDSATHAVTTILLDLLDTAEANVEGTVEDWDTEFLHDLRIAVRRTRTALKLCGDALPDGLAARYATQFKWLGDITTPTRDLDVYVLGFDAFGGSPDLEPFRAFLEHQRGIAQRKLARSLRSVRFGRLLRTWRDKLAAVEDTGELTAGQLAAARIKHAHRRAVKRGSAITADSPAESLHDLRKRCKELRYLLEFFASLHDPAIHRGLIKDLKGLQDCLGEFQDNEVQAHAIRTFAAEMMTAGNAAPETILAMGELTGRLDQGQHHAREEFAGRFARFASAENTDRVKALLTGSTK; this comes from the coding sequence GTGGAGTTCGTCCTCGATCCCGCGCTACGCGACGCGTCCGCCGCCGTCGCGGCCGTCCGCGCGAGCTTCACCGTGGTCGACGACGGCCAGCGCAAGCTCCAACGCCGCTGGTACGACACGTTCGACTGGCGACTGCATCGCGCCGGCTTGGTCCTCGAGCAGGTCGGCACCCAGCTCACCTTGACCCGCGACGACGGCGAGCAGCTCGTTCAGCTCGCGCACGCGCTCGGCGGACCGACGTTCGCCGACGCGCTGCCGGCCGGACCATTGCGCGACCAGCTCGCGCCGATCCTCGGCATCCGCGCGCTGCTTCCGGTCGCCGAGACGACCGGCGTCGCGACCGACCTCCGCGTCCTCAACGCCGACGAGAAGACGGTCGTCCGCCTCACCCACGACGAGTCCTTCCTCACCGTTCAGCCCGTCCGCGGCTACCGGGCGCAGGCCGACAAGGTCACCAAGGCGCTCGACAACGTCGAAGGCGTCGCGCCCCTGCGGGGATCCCGGCTCGCCGCCGTGCTGAACGGATCCGACCGCCAACCAGGCGGCTACACCGGCAAGGTCTCGATCCAGCTCGACCGCGACGACTCCGCCACCCACGCGGTCACCACTATCCTGCTCGACCTGCTCGACACCGCCGAGGCGAACGTCGAGGGCACGGTCGAGGACTGGGACACCGAGTTCCTGCACGACCTGCGCATCGCCGTACGGAGGACGCGCACCGCGCTGAAGCTCTGCGGCGACGCGCTGCCCGACGGCCTTGCCGCGCGGTACGCCACGCAGTTCAAGTGGCTCGGCGACATCACCACGCCGACCCGCGATCTCGACGTGTACGTGCTCGGCTTCGACGCGTTCGGCGGCTCGCCCGACCTCGAACCGTTCCGCGCCTTCCTCGAACACCAACGGGGCATCGCCCAACGCAAGCTCGCCCGGAGCCTGCGGTCCGTACGGTTCGGCAGGCTCCTGCGGACCTGGCGGGACAAGCTGGCCGCGGTCGAGGACACCGGCGAGCTCACCGCCGGCCAGCTCGCCGCCGCACGCATCAAGCATGCCCACCGGCGCGCGGTGAAGCGCGGCTCCGCGATCACCGCGGACTCCCCGGCCGAGTCGCTGCACGATCTGCGCAAGCGCTGCAAGGAGCTGCGCTATCTGCTGGAGTTCTTCGCCTCGCTGCACGATCCGGCGATCCATCGCGGGTTGATCAAGGACCTCAAGGGCCTGCAGGACTGCCTCGGCGAGTTCCAGGACAACGAGGTGCAGGCGCACGCGATCCGTACGTTCGCGGCCGAGATGATGACGGCCGGCAATGCCGCGCCGGAGACGATCCTGGCGATGGGCGAGTTGACGGGGCGCCTCGACCAGGGCCAGCACCACGCCCGGGAGGAGTTCGCGGGTCGTTTCGCCCGGTTCGCGAGCGCGGAGAACACCGACCGTGTCAAGGCGTTGTTGACGGGGAGCACGAAGTGA
- a CDS encoding AfsR/SARP family transcriptional regulator has protein sequence MLAWRVLGPLEVLDGGTRIDLGGPLPRRLVATQLAAEGHAVSDDRLAEAMWDGEPPPQPAVALQAYVSRLRRALGRDTIVRSGAGYQLSPDPTDSTDAAEFVAAIGRGQAQLENGQQSAAVTTFTNALALWRGDPYADLPDAGTAGTRLRELREVAVEERLAARLGAGDAPNAVAELEAAVKAEPYRERRWALLILGLYRSGRQAEALAALRRVRALLADELGVDPGPDLQQLEQRVLGQDPQLLLAEPRPSPPTGHRLSKPISSFVGRERDVATLTNLLTQQRLVTLVGPAGVGKTRLTVEYTVARDDHDGPWFVRLADVQRPDVVVPAVAEAIGLAGVTGDPLPLVVRALAETESLLVLDNCEHLVDPVATLAIELLNACPGLTILATSREPLDVDGESVLQLAPLEAAAAVTLLVDRVRAMRPGWRPTDDELDEAHQLCAALDGVPLALELAAARTRTLSLGEITERLGNRFALLGSVPRGSLAPHATLETAIAWSVDLLSPTDRAFLLRLWPFEGGFSLDAAEAVWDGTGSALGSLSSLVSRSVVVADTTSAPARYRLLETIRAYCQATDPEPDATREAHAAWVRTLTARCPELMQGSRGGWYTRLLTHELPNLRAGIQHDLELAPNAALRSLGDLLWFWVRLGHTSECVRLIDTAVAAAVDPPKLEVFRALLAKMSAVYQAGDLVTAVAPRDEMYAIMDGATDPEDVRHLGYLTYYDAFARLALGDFEALRDRARAAIDIGERLGDPTIVATGRMLLGTGLADADLVRSARELAAAHEVSWAVTMADLLLGNVLLERYQTGDRSAASDAQAALHRAVESFRQQESPAFAQAACYASVRLLALTGDPLHAARLFAAVERHAARMGIQPDWMGARRVTTDDPLAGLDPDERRAAEQAGRELSWSAMVDEISVLTYIRPD, from the coding sequence ATGCTGGCCTGGCGCGTCCTCGGACCGCTGGAAGTGCTCGACGGGGGCACGCGGATCGACCTCGGTGGTCCGCTCCCCCGTCGGCTCGTCGCCACCCAGCTCGCGGCCGAGGGCCACGCCGTCTCCGACGACCGGCTCGCCGAGGCGATGTGGGACGGCGAGCCGCCTCCGCAGCCGGCGGTCGCGCTGCAGGCGTACGTGTCGCGGCTGCGCAGGGCGCTCGGCCGCGACACCATCGTCCGCTCCGGCGCCGGCTACCAGCTGTCGCCCGACCCGACCGACTCCACCGACGCCGCCGAGTTCGTCGCGGCGATCGGCCGCGGGCAGGCACAGCTCGAGAACGGCCAACAGAGCGCAGCGGTGACGACGTTCACGAACGCCCTCGCGCTCTGGCGTGGTGACCCGTACGCCGACCTGCCCGACGCCGGCACGGCCGGGACGCGGCTCCGCGAGCTCAGGGAGGTCGCCGTCGAGGAACGGCTCGCCGCCCGGCTCGGCGCCGGCGACGCCCCGAACGCGGTGGCCGAGCTCGAAGCAGCGGTCAAGGCCGAGCCGTACCGCGAACGTCGCTGGGCACTGCTGATCCTCGGCCTCTACCGCAGCGGTCGCCAAGCCGAGGCGCTCGCCGCCCTCCGCAGAGTCCGCGCGCTGCTCGCCGACGAGCTCGGCGTCGACCCCGGACCGGACCTCCAGCAGCTCGAGCAGCGCGTCCTCGGCCAGGATCCCCAACTGCTGCTGGCCGAGCCGCGACCGAGCCCACCCACCGGCCACAGGTTGAGCAAGCCGATCTCGTCGTTCGTCGGCCGCGAACGGGACGTCGCGACGCTCACGAATCTCCTTACTCAGCAGCGACTTGTCACGCTCGTCGGACCGGCGGGTGTGGGCAAGACGCGGTTGACGGTCGAGTACACAGTCGCGCGCGACGATCACGACGGACCGTGGTTCGTCCGGCTGGCCGACGTCCAGCGACCCGACGTGGTCGTGCCAGCCGTCGCCGAGGCGATCGGTCTCGCGGGAGTCACCGGCGACCCGCTGCCGCTCGTCGTCCGCGCCCTCGCGGAGACAGAAAGCCTGCTCGTCCTCGACAACTGCGAGCACCTCGTCGATCCCGTTGCCACGTTGGCGATCGAGCTGCTGAACGCGTGTCCCGGCCTCACCATCCTCGCCACCAGTCGCGAGCCGCTCGACGTCGACGGCGAGTCCGTGCTGCAGCTCGCGCCGCTCGAGGCAGCAGCGGCCGTCACTCTGCTCGTCGACCGCGTACGAGCCATGCGCCCGGGCTGGCGTCCGACCGACGACGAGTTGGACGAGGCGCACCAGCTCTGCGCGGCACTCGACGGCGTACCGCTCGCGCTGGAGCTCGCCGCAGCGAGGACCAGGACACTGTCCCTCGGCGAGATCACCGAGCGGCTCGGCAACCGGTTCGCGCTGCTGGGCAGCGTGCCGCGCGGTTCGCTCGCGCCGCACGCGACGCTCGAGACCGCGATCGCGTGGAGCGTCGACCTGCTCTCGCCGACGGATCGCGCGTTCCTGCTGCGGTTGTGGCCGTTCGAAGGCGGCTTCTCCCTCGACGCGGCCGAAGCCGTGTGGGACGGAACGGGCTCCGCGCTCGGCTCGCTGTCGTCGCTGGTGTCGCGGTCGGTGGTCGTCGCCGACACCACCTCAGCGCCGGCGCGCTACCGGCTGCTCGAGACGATCCGCGCGTACTGCCAGGCGACCGACCCCGAGCCCGACGCGACCCGTGAGGCGCACGCCGCCTGGGTCCGTACGCTCACCGCCCGCTGCCCCGAGCTGATGCAGGGGAGCCGAGGCGGCTGGTACACCCGCCTGCTGACGCACGAGCTGCCCAACCTCCGCGCGGGCATCCAGCATGACCTCGAGCTGGCGCCGAACGCCGCACTCCGATCGCTCGGCGATCTGCTCTGGTTCTGGGTGCGGCTCGGCCATACGAGCGAATGCGTCCGGCTGATCGACACCGCCGTCGCCGCCGCCGTCGACCCGCCGAAGCTCGAGGTCTTCCGCGCCCTGCTCGCCAAGATGTCCGCGGTGTACCAGGCCGGCGACCTGGTCACGGCGGTGGCGCCGCGCGACGAGATGTACGCGATCATGGACGGCGCGACCGACCCGGAAGACGTACGCCACCTCGGCTATCTCACCTACTACGACGCGTTCGCGCGGCTGGCTCTCGGCGACTTCGAGGCGCTTCGGGATCGAGCCAGGGCCGCGATCGACATCGGCGAGCGCCTTGGCGACCCCACCATCGTCGCCACCGGGCGGATGCTGCTCGGCACCGGGCTCGCGGACGCGGACCTGGTGCGGAGCGCGCGCGAACTCGCCGCCGCCCACGAGGTGAGCTGGGCGGTCACGATGGCTGACCTGCTGCTCGGGAACGTCCTCCTCGAGCGCTACCAGACCGGCGATCGGTCGGCCGCCAGCGACGCTCAGGCCGCCCTGCACCGGGCAGTGGAGTCGTTCCGGCAGCAGGAGTCGCCGGCGTTCGCCCAAGCGGCCTGCTACGCGAGCGTGCGGCTGCTGGCCCTGACCGGCGACCCGCTCCACGCAGCCCGGCTGTTCGCCGCGGTGGAGCGGCACGCGGCCCGGATGGGCATCCAGCCCGACTGGATGGGTGCCCGGCGCGTGACCACCGACGACCCGTTGGCCGGCCTCGATCCGGACGAACGGCGGGCCGCCGAGCAGGCCGGCCGGGAGCTGTCCTGGTCCGCGATGGTCGACGAAATTTCAGTCTTGACTTATATACGACCCGACTGA
- a CDS encoding SRPBCC domain-containing protein, which produces MTDLAEWLRATDRSLTRSGRARSIALRRTFADATPDEVWAACTEPERLGRWLGVVAGDLIEGGTVTVDLGGRDDTATCEVVRCDQPRRLTLTWQWPGEVDTALDLRLRSAGDAVELLLEHVAADSARLAAGYGEGWESGLWKLDRLLRGEPTTEPPWPEIEAVLDPHWQPLLEADAATNRWPHVEGGTITARCAYAAPPAEVWAALTDPDRLSRWFGTAKGDLREHGEWTVTFDNGSARGTVRECVPGERFVTSWHWDHEPAERPAAEVSVTLTPQGDGTVLELRHTGADEASAKGQGAGWYAHLEGLGHDLDGRAADDWYADFTVALQVMKATSDR; this is translated from the coding sequence ATGACCGACCTCGCCGAGTGGCTGCGCGCGACCGACCGTTCCCTGACGCGCTCGGGGCGGGCGCGTTCGATCGCGCTGCGCCGGACGTTCGCCGACGCGACGCCGGACGAGGTGTGGGCGGCCTGCACCGAGCCCGAACGGCTGGGCCGCTGGCTCGGCGTCGTCGCCGGCGACCTGATCGAGGGCGGCACGGTCACGGTCGACCTCGGCGGGCGGGACGACACCGCGACCTGCGAGGTCGTGCGCTGCGACCAGCCCCGCCGGCTGACGCTGACCTGGCAGTGGCCGGGTGAGGTCGACACCGCACTCGACCTGCGACTGCGCTCCGCCGGCGACGCGGTCGAGCTGCTGCTCGAGCACGTCGCGGCGGACTCCGCCCGGCTGGCGGCGGGCTACGGCGAGGGCTGGGAGAGCGGTCTGTGGAAGCTCGACCGGCTGCTCCGCGGCGAGCCGACGACCGAACCGCCGTGGCCCGAGATCGAGGCCGTTCTCGACCCGCACTGGCAGCCACTGCTCGAGGCCGACGCCGCGACGAACCGCTGGCCGCACGTCGAGGGCGGGACGATCACCGCGCGGTGCGCCTACGCGGCGCCGCCGGCCGAGGTGTGGGCGGCGCTGACCGATCCGGACCGCCTGAGTCGATGGTTCGGCACCGCCAAGGGCGACCTCCGCGAGCACGGCGAGTGGACGGTGACGTTCGACAACGGCTCGGCCCGCGGCACGGTGCGCGAGTGCGTGCCGGGCGAACGGTTCGTCACCAGCTGGCACTGGGACCACGAGCCAGCCGAACGACCCGCCGCCGAGGTCTCCGTCACGCTGACGCCGCAGGGTGACGGCACCGTGCTCGAGCTCCGGCACACCGGCGCCGACGAGGCGTCGGCGAAGGGCCAAGGAGCCGGTTGGTACGCGCATCTCGAGGGCCTCGGCCACGACCTGGACGGTCGCGCGGCGGACGACTGGTATGCCGATTTCACGGTCGCGCTCCAGGTCATGAAGGCCACTTCCGACCGATAG